In Carassius auratus strain Wakin chromosome 36, ASM336829v1, whole genome shotgun sequence, the following are encoded in one genomic region:
- the LOC113055599 gene encoding GTPase IMAP family member 4-like, which yields MSKQQENNQTELRAVLIGRQYSGKTSVINTILESSETEAEGDEDVKREGFIDGRRISLVETPGWCKTFSLNDLSNISKQQLVRRISMISPGPHAVLIVIRADSAFTDADRRFLEDYVELLGPNVWTYTLVIFTRGDLIKPKHIEQRIQEEGSALKRLIEKCEHKYHVFNNSNHHDRTQVKELFKKIEGIVNKNKVKHFNIDQEKLKKVNEQWEEIQTRANSRKSRVQKERSKVQEKAYVRRLEEIRVVLLGWVLGGKSSAGNTILNRDEFATGGRTGEGKRGFGDVDGRKMTVLDTPGWWKYFASELNPDFIRSAIFGSVSECKKFPHSMLLVIPADTSFQEEQKRITEQNMSILGDDVWKHTIVLFTWGDRFKDISVEQHIESEGEALQWLIEKCRNRYHVFDNTDKNNRDQVT from the exons ATGTCCAAACAACAAGAAAATAATCAAACGG AGTTAAGAGCAGTTTTGATCGGAAGGCAATACTCTGGGAAAACATCGGTGATCAACACTATATTGGAAAGCAGTGAAACAGAAGCTGAAGGAGATGAGGATGTGAAGAGAGAGGGGTTTATTGATGGCAGGAGAATCAGTCTTGTTGAAACGCCTGGCTGGTGTAAAACCTTCAGTCTGAATGATTTATCCAATATCTCCAAACAGCAGCTGGTCCGCAGGATTTCCATGATTTCACCCGGACCTCATGCAGTTCTGATTGTGATTCGGGCTGATTCTGCATTTACTGATGCTGACAGGAGGTTTCTGGAGGACTATGTGGAGCTGCTGGGACCCAATGTCTGGACTTACACCCTCGTCATCTTCACAAGAGGAGATTTAATTAAACCCAAACACATAGAGCAGCGTATTCAGGAGGAGGGCTCAGCGCTCAAGAGGCTTATTGAAAAATGTGAAcataaatatcatgtttttaataaCTCAAACCATCATGATCGAACCCAAGTAAAAGAGCTGTTCAAGAAAATTGAAGGAATTGTCAACAAGAATAAAGTCAAGCACTTTAACATTGACCAGGAAAAATTAAAGAAAGTCAATGAGCAGTGGGAGGAAATTCAGACCAGAGCAAATTCTAGAAAATCCAGAGTACAGAAGGAGCGGTCCAAAGTTCAAGAAAAAG CGTATGTGCGTCGTCTTGAGGAGATCAGAGTTGTTTTGCTGGGATGGGTTCTTGGTGGAAAGAGTTCAGCTGGAAACACCATCTTGAACCGGGATGAATTTGCCACAGGAGGAAGAACCGGAGAGGGTAAGAGAGGCTTTGGAGATGTAGATGGAAGGAAGATGACGGTTTTGGATACTCCAGGCTGGTGGAAGTACTTTGCATCGGAACTCAACCCAGATTTCATTAGATCTGCAATCTTTGGAAGCGTTTCAGAGTGTAAGAAGTTCCCTCATTCCATGCTGCTCGTGATCCCAGCAGATACGTCATTTCAGGAAGAACAAAAGAGGATCACTGAGCAAAATATGTCTATCCTGGGAGATGACGTCTGGAAACACACTATAGTTCTGTTCACCTGGGGTGACAGATTTAAAGACATCTCAGTCGAGCAGCACATTGAGAGTGAAGGTGAAGCTCTTCAGTGGCTGATTGAGAAATGCAGAAACAGATACCACGTCTTTGACAACACAGACAAGAACAATCGCGATCAAGTCACATAG